The Shewanella mangrovisoli genome has a window encoding:
- the mmsB gene encoding 3-hydroxyisobutyrate dehydrogenase, producing the protein MSTVAFIGLGNMGGPMAANLLKAGMTVRVFDLVPAAMQALADQGALVSSTACGAAAGANVVITMLPAGKHVRNLYLGNGSEKGLLDVVAGDTLLIDCSTIDAQSAQLVAAEAAKSGIEFIDAPVSGGTAGAAAGTLTFICGGSDIAFERAQPVLNAMGKNIFHAGGAGAGQVAKICNNMLLSVLMVGTSEALQMGIDHGLDPKVLSDIMKVSSGGNWTLEKYNPCPGVMENVPSSKGYQGGFMVDLMVKDLGLSQEAALLSNSSTPMGSLARSLYVNHARQGNGRRDFSSIFEQFAPLKK; encoded by the coding sequence ATGAGTACAGTAGCATTTATCGGTTTAGGTAATATGGGCGGCCCAATGGCGGCCAATTTATTAAAAGCGGGCATGACGGTACGTGTCTTCGACTTAGTGCCAGCCGCCATGCAAGCCTTGGCCGACCAAGGCGCCTTAGTGTCGAGCACGGCATGCGGCGCAGCGGCGGGAGCCAATGTGGTGATCACTATGCTGCCCGCGGGCAAGCATGTCCGAAACTTATACTTAGGCAATGGTAGCGAGAAAGGCCTACTCGACGTTGTCGCTGGCGATACCTTGCTGATTGATTGCTCGACCATTGATGCCCAAAGCGCCCAATTGGTGGCGGCCGAAGCGGCTAAGAGTGGTATCGAATTTATCGATGCGCCAGTATCGGGTGGTACCGCGGGCGCGGCGGCGGGCACCTTGACCTTTATCTGTGGTGGCTCGGATATCGCCTTCGAACGTGCGCAACCTGTGCTCAATGCCATGGGCAAGAATATCTTCCATGCGGGCGGCGCTGGTGCCGGTCAGGTCGCTAAAATCTGCAACAACATGCTGCTATCTGTGTTGATGGTGGGTACTTCTGAGGCATTGCAAATGGGGATTGACCATGGTCTCGATCCTAAAGTGCTGTCGGACATTATGAAGGTCAGTAGCGGCGGTAACTGGACCTTAGAGAAGTACAATCCTTGCCCGGGCGTAATGGAGAATGTGCCTTCTTCTAAGGGCTATCAGGGCGGCTTTATGGTAGATTTGATGGTTAAAGATCTCGGCCTCTCTCAAGAAGCAGCATTATTGAGCAATTCGAGTACACCCATGGGCTCACTCGCGCGCAGCTTGTATGTGAATCATGCAAGACAAGGCAATGGTCGTCGAGACTTCTCCAGTATTTTTGAACAATTTGCACCACTTAAAAAATAG
- a CDS encoding enoyl-CoA hydratase/isomerase family protein produces the protein MTHLVDKAAHTSTTQNVVFQTLATASGKLVGVVTLNVEKALNALDLDMVRAMTVQLNLWKKDPLIACVVLDGSGEKAFCAGGDVRALYHASVAAKGQVTEVAKVFFEEEYRLDYLLHTYGKPVLVWGDGIVMGGGLGLMAGASHRVVTETSRIAMPEVTIGLYPDVGGSYFLNRMPGKMGLFLGLTAYQMNAADACYVGLADHYLNRDDKELMFDAMATLDWSDTPALNHQRLDSMINELSNQVDIPKGDSLLAESQEMIDRLMAGSLTDIVSRMSTLSTEEAWLNKACATMLAGSPISWHLAYIQTQLGTKLSLAQCFKWELTVSVNTCAKGDFCEGVRALLIDKDRQPKWQFADVQSVPNSVIEDILTSPWGEEHPLSQLS, from the coding sequence ATGACACATTTAGTAGATAAGGCTGCACACACGTCCACCACACAAAATGTGGTTTTTCAAACCTTAGCCACCGCCTCGGGTAAATTAGTTGGGGTGGTGACGCTCAATGTTGAAAAAGCCCTCAACGCCTTGGATCTCGATATGGTTCGAGCCATGACGGTGCAGCTCAATTTGTGGAAAAAAGATCCGTTAATCGCCTGTGTGGTACTCGATGGTAGCGGAGAAAAGGCGTTTTGTGCGGGTGGCGATGTGCGGGCGTTATATCACGCGTCTGTTGCCGCTAAGGGACAAGTGACTGAGGTCGCTAAAGTCTTCTTCGAAGAAGAATATCGTCTCGATTATCTACTGCATACCTATGGCAAACCTGTGCTGGTATGGGGTGATGGCATAGTGATGGGCGGTGGTCTGGGTCTGATGGCGGGCGCGAGTCATAGAGTCGTGACTGAAACCTCCCGTATCGCCATGCCCGAAGTCACCATTGGGCTTTATCCCGATGTGGGCGGCAGCTATTTCCTCAACCGCATGCCGGGCAAAATGGGGCTGTTTTTAGGGCTAACGGCCTATCAAATGAACGCCGCCGATGCCTGTTACGTTGGCCTTGCCGATCATTATCTGAATCGTGACGACAAAGAGCTGATGTTCGATGCCATGGCGACCCTCGATTGGAGCGATACGCCAGCGCTGAACCATCAAAGACTCGACTCTATGATCAACGAACTGTCGAACCAAGTGGACATCCCTAAGGGCGATAGTTTACTGGCCGAGAGTCAAGAGATGATCGACCGACTGATGGCGGGCAGCTTGACGGATATCGTCAGCCGTATGTCAACCTTAAGCACCGAAGAAGCCTGGTTAAATAAAGCCTGTGCGACCATGCTCGCGGGCAGCCCTATCAGTTGGCATTTGGCCTATATCCAAACGCAACTCGGCACCAAACTCAGCCTAGCGCAATGTTTTAAATGGGAATTAACCGTCAGCGTTAACACCTGCGCTAAGGGCGATTTCTGTGAAGGCGTACGGGCACTGCTGATCGATAAAGACAGACAGCCCAAATGGCAATTTGCCGATGTGCAATCTGTGCCAAACAGCGTTATCGAGGACATTTTGACCTCACCTTGGGGAGAGGAACATCCCTTAAGCCAATTAAGCTAA
- a CDS encoding enoyl-CoA hydratase, with amino-acid sequence MDYLVERIEGHTAILTMNNPPANTWTAQSLQALKAKVLELNANKDIYALVLTGEGNKFFSAGADLKLFSDGDKGNAASMAKHFGEAFETLSQFRGVSIAAINGYAMGGGLEVALACDIRIAETQAVMALPEATVGLLPCAGGTQNLTALVGEGWAKRMILCGERVNAAQALNLRLVEEVVRTGEALNAAIALAAKVANQSPSSVTACKTLIQAGRQMPRSQALPIERELFVGLFDTEDQAEGVNAFLEKRKADWKNR; translated from the coding sequence ATGGACTATTTAGTTGAGCGTATCGAAGGCCACACGGCCATTCTGACGATGAACAATCCGCCGGCCAACACTTGGACCGCCCAGAGTTTGCAGGCGCTCAAGGCCAAAGTGCTGGAGCTTAATGCCAACAAGGACATTTATGCGCTGGTATTAACTGGCGAGGGCAACAAGTTTTTCTCCGCGGGTGCCGATTTAAAACTGTTTAGCGACGGTGATAAGGGCAATGCGGCGAGCATGGCAAAACACTTTGGCGAAGCATTTGAAACCTTAAGCCAGTTCCGCGGCGTGTCGATTGCCGCCATTAACGGTTATGCCATGGGCGGTGGCTTAGAAGTCGCGCTGGCTTGCGATATTCGTATTGCCGAGACCCAAGCCGTGATGGCACTGCCTGAGGCCACCGTTGGCCTGCTGCCCTGTGCGGGCGGTACCCAAAACCTGACCGCTTTAGTGGGCGAAGGTTGGGCGAAGCGGATGATCCTCTGCGGTGAGCGTGTGAATGCCGCCCAAGCGCTGAATTTGCGTTTAGTCGAGGAAGTGGTCAGAACGGGTGAAGCCTTAAATGCGGCGATTGCACTGGCCGCTAAAGTGGCGAATCAGAGCCCAAGCAGCGTCACCGCCTGTAAGACACTCATCCAAGCAGGGCGTCAAATGCCGCGCAGCCAAGCCTTACCGATAGAGCGTGAACTGTTTGTCGGATTGTTCGATACTGAAGATCAGGCCGAAGGCGTGAACGCGTTTTTGGAAAAACGTAAAGCTGATTGGAAGAACCGCTAA